In Humulus lupulus chromosome 7, drHumLupu1.1, whole genome shotgun sequence, the following are encoded in one genomic region:
- the LOC133789048 gene encoding auxin-responsive protein SAUR21-like, with the protein MAFGLSGFVQGKKALRRSLSGIKEVTLKSATIPKGCLAIYVGEDQKKRYVVPLSYLNEPAFQDLLSMAEEEFGYEHPMGGLTIPCREDIFIDITSQLN; encoded by the coding sequence ATGGCATTTGGATTGTCCGGCTTTGTTCAGGGTAAGAAGGCTCTTCGAAGATCACTTTCAGGCATTAAAGAAGTAACCTTGAAGTCTGCAACCATTCCAAAAGGCTGCTTAGCTATCTATGTTGGAGAAGATCAAAAGAAGCGTTATGTAGTACCTCTTTCGTACCTAAATGAGCCTGCATTTCAAGACTTGCTGAGTATGGCAGAAGAAGAATTCGGATATGAGCACCCGATGGGTGGACTCACAATTCCTTGCAGAGAAGACATATTCATTGATATCACATCTCAGTTGAATTGA